From the Moritella sp. Urea-trap-13 genome, the window GCCCGTTTGATGACAACCTTAAACAACTAGAACGTCGTTTAGAAGTTGAAATTACGTATCAAAATAATCAATTCCATATTACCGGTAACCCAGTTAATGCCCATTGTTGCATGGATATTCTTCGTAATCTTTATGTCGAGACTCAGCCTGTTAAAGGCCAAGTAATCGACATTGAACCGGAAAAAATCCACTTAGCAATACAAGCATGCAGATTAGTCGAACCTGAAGCAACTGTAAAAGTCGCCAGCTTTAATACAGTGATTAAGACTAAGCGCGGTATAATAAAACCCCGTAGTGACAATCAAGCCAATTACATTGCCAATATTTTAACCCATGATATAACCTTTGGTATTGGCCCTGCAGGTACAGGTAAAACTTATTTAGCCGTAGCTGCTGCCGTCGATGCATTAGAACGTCAAGAAGTACGCCGTATATTACTGACACGCCCAGCCGTTGAAGCAGGTGAAAAATTAGGTTTTCTACCCGGTGATTTAAGCCAGAAAGTAGACCCTTATTTACGGCCATTATACGACGCGTTATTTGAAATGCTGGGTTTTGAAAAAGTGGAACGTTTAATTGAGCGCAATGTCATAGAAATAGCACCTCTTGCTTATATGCGTGGGCGCACATTAAACGATGCATTTATTATTTTAGATGAAAGTCAGAACACCACCATTGAACAAATGAAAATGTTTTTAACCCGTATCGGCTTTAATTCCAAAGCGGTGATCACTGGCGATATTACCCAAGTAGACTTACCAAAGCACATCACATCTGGTTTACGCCATGCAATGGATGTCCTTGAGCCAGTTAAAGAAATCAGTTTTAACATTTTCATATCTAATGATATTGTTCGCCACCCTGTTGTTGCAAAAATTGTCGATGCCTATGAACACTTTGAAAATGGCATTGCCCGTAAGGATGAAGACTAATGAATACCACACTAGATTTACAAATTGCGACAGAAGATGAACAGCAATTACCAACAGAACTACAATTTACAACTTGGCTAAATGCGGCGGTTAAACTGTTTCAAGAGAGCGCCGAAGTGACTATACGCATTGTTGATAACGAAGAAAGCCAACAATTGAATCGCGATTACCGTGGTAAAGACAAACCAACCAACGTACTGTCGTTTCCATTCGAAGTACCAGAAGGCATTGAATTAGACCTGCTTGGTGATTTGATCATCTGCAAACAAGTTGTTGAACGTGAAGCACTCGAGCAACAAAAGCCTTTGACCGCACATTGGGCGCACATGGTTATTCATGGAACTTTACATTTACTCGGCTATGATCATATTATCGATGAAGAAGCTGACGAGATGGAAGCGCTAGAAACCGAAATTATGCTAAAACTCGAATTTGAAGACCCCTATATTACTGAAAAGTAATATTAATATCATTAACCTTACTTAACTTAGGTACAACAAACTATGAACGACGACAAACCTCACTCGACTAACGGTTCATCAAAAAAAGGGTTTTTTGAAAAGTTTTCTCAATTATTCCAAGGTGAGCCGAGAAACAGAGAAGAGCTTGTAGAAGTCATCCAGGATGCAGAAAATCGCGAACTGATCGATCAAGACACCAAGGATATGATTGAAGGTGTACTCGAAGTCGCTGGACTGAAAGTACGCGATATTATGATCCCACGCTCACAGATGATTACCATCGACAAGAGCCAAGGTGTAGACGAATTTTTGCCAATCATGATTGACTCTGCGCACTCGCGCTTTCCGGTCGTCAATGAAGATAAAGATCATATCGAAGGGATCTTATTAGCCAAAGATCTGCTTAAATTTGTGTTTGCTGGTGAGTCGGATAGTTTTGAACTGTCATCGATTCTACGTCCAGCCGTTGTTGTACCAGAAAGTAAACGTGTTGATAAGCTCCTCAAAGAGTTTCGTTCTAAA encodes:
- a CDS encoding PhoH family protein, with the protein product MALPNETILNKNTTTLDIFLEPVDSARLAHLCGPFDDNLKQLERRLEVEITYQNNQFHITGNPVNAHCCMDILRNLYVETQPVKGQVIDIEPEKIHLAIQACRLVEPEATVKVASFNTVIKTKRGIIKPRSDNQANYIANILTHDITFGIGPAGTGKTYLAVAAAVDALERQEVRRILLTRPAVEAGEKLGFLPGDLSQKVDPYLRPLYDALFEMLGFEKVERLIERNVIEIAPLAYMRGRTLNDAFIILDESQNTTIEQMKMFLTRIGFNSKAVITGDITQVDLPKHITSGLRHAMDVLEPVKEISFNIFISNDIVRHPVVAKIVDAYEHFENGIARKDED
- the ybeY gene encoding rRNA maturation RNase YbeY, encoding MNTTLDLQIATEDEQQLPTELQFTTWLNAAVKLFQESAEVTIRIVDNEESQQLNRDYRGKDKPTNVLSFPFEVPEGIELDLLGDLIICKQVVEREALEQQKPLTAHWAHMVIHGTLHLLGYDHIIDEEADEMEALETEIMLKLEFEDPYITEK
- the corC gene encoding CNNM family magnesium/cobalt transport protein CorC (CorC(YbeX) belongs to the Cyclin M Mg2+ Exporter (CNNM) family, and was characterized as belonging to a set of three proteins, at least one of which must be present for CorA to function.) gives rise to the protein MNDDKPHSTNGSSKKGFFEKFSQLFQGEPRNREELVEVIQDAENRELIDQDTKDMIEGVLEVAGLKVRDIMIPRSQMITIDKSQGVDEFLPIMIDSAHSRFPVVNEDKDHIEGILLAKDLLKFVFAGESDSFELSSILRPAVVVPESKRVDKLLKEFRSKRYHMAVVVDEFGGVSGLVTIEDILEEIVGDIEDEFDEDESAQEDIRRINKSVFSVQALTPVDDFNDYFSSRFSDDEVDTIGGMIAHAFGHLPEQGEIITVDGYQFKVISADRRRIIQLQVKIPEAQQERLAESA